One genomic region from Oryzomonas sagensis encodes:
- the nifU gene encoding Fe-S cluster assembly protein NifU, whose protein sequence is MWDYTPTVKEHFLNPRNVGDIPDADAVGEVGSLACGDALKLYLKLDDDKDKIVDAKFQTFGCASAIASSSALTEMVKGKTLDEALAISNQDIAEFLGGLPEEKMHCSVMGQEALEVAIAKYRGHEVKPHDHDHDHGPAYPDQEGTIVCKCFGITDVFLKKVIETNKLTTAEQVTHFTKAGGGCGGCIPRIKELIAEVMGKQESEEPRKRPEKLSNMKKMQMIQEVLERDIRPLLWADGGDLELIDIDGPKVQVAFRKACAGCSSSGFTSRVVEQKLRDLVAEDIVVEEVAA, encoded by the coding sequence ATGTGGGACTATACACCAACCGTGAAAGAACATTTTCTTAACCCCCGCAACGTAGGGGATATACCCGATGCGGACGCCGTCGGCGAAGTGGGCAGCCTGGCCTGCGGCGACGCCCTGAAGCTGTATCTCAAGCTGGACGACGACAAGGACAAGATCGTCGACGCCAAGTTCCAGACCTTTGGCTGCGCCAGCGCTATCGCCTCCTCATCGGCCCTGACCGAGATGGTCAAGGGCAAGACCCTGGACGAGGCCCTGGCCATCAGCAACCAGGACATCGCCGAATTTCTGGGCGGACTGCCGGAGGAGAAGATGCACTGCTCGGTGATGGGACAGGAGGCGCTGGAGGTAGCCATTGCCAAATACCGCGGCCATGAGGTCAAACCCCATGACCATGATCATGATCACGGCCCGGCCTACCCGGACCAGGAGGGGACCATTGTCTGCAAATGTTTCGGCATCACCGACGTGTTCCTGAAAAAGGTGATCGAGACCAACAAGCTCACCACGGCCGAACAGGTGACCCATTTTACCAAGGCCGGCGGCGGCTGCGGCGGCTGCATTCCCAGGATCAAGGAGCTGATCGCCGAGGTGATGGGCAAACAGGAGTCCGAAGAACCGCGCAAACGCCCGGAGAAACTCTCCAACATGAAAAAGATGCAGATGATTCAGGAAGTGTTGGAACGGGATATCCGGCCGCTGTTGTGGGCCGACGGCGGCGACCTGGAACTGATCGACATCGACGGCCCCAAAGTGCAGGTGGCTTTCCGTAAGGCGTGCGCAGGCTGCTCTTCTTCCGGTTTCACCTCCCGCGTGGTCGAGCAGAAGCTGCGCGACCTGGTGGCGGAGGATATCGTTGTCGAGGAGGTCGCGGCATGA
- the nifS gene encoding cysteine desulfurase NifS, producing MKEIYLDNNATTKVDEAVFEEMRPYFCELYGNPSSMHFFGGQVQQKVDEARKRVAALLGASPDEIIFTACGTESDNAAIRSALEVFPEKRHVITSRVEHPAVLTQCRNLTQKGYRVTEIGVDSEGQLDMAELKAAVDADTAIVSLMYANNETGVIFPIEEAAAIAKAKGVLFHTDAVQAVGKVPINLAASKIDLLSLSGHKLHAPKGIGVLYLRRGTPFRPFMVGGHQEKSRRAGTENAAAIIALGKACELAGQNMAIENTQVKALRDRLQTELMARIPHARINGGAAERLPNTLNIAFEFVEGEAILLLLNELGICASSGSACTSGSLEPSHVLRAMGVPFTCAHGSIRFSLSRYTTAGEIDTVIRELPPIIAHLRQMSPFGREFLKKQ from the coding sequence ATGAAAGAGATCTACCTGGACAACAACGCCACCACCAAGGTGGACGAAGCGGTCTTTGAGGAGATGCGCCCCTATTTTTGCGAACTGTACGGCAACCCCAGTTCCATGCATTTCTTCGGCGGCCAGGTGCAGCAGAAGGTGGACGAGGCCCGCAAGCGTGTGGCAGCCCTCCTGGGGGCCTCACCGGACGAGATCATCTTCACGGCCTGCGGTACCGAGAGCGATAACGCCGCCATCCGTTCGGCCCTGGAGGTGTTCCCGGAAAAACGCCACGTCATCACCTCCCGTGTGGAGCATCCGGCCGTGCTGACCCAGTGCCGCAACCTGACCCAGAAGGGGTATCGGGTGACCGAGATCGGCGTGGACAGCGAGGGGCAGTTGGACATGGCGGAACTGAAGGCCGCAGTGGACGCCGATACCGCCATCGTGTCGCTGATGTACGCCAACAACGAGACCGGCGTGATCTTCCCCATCGAGGAGGCTGCCGCCATCGCCAAGGCCAAGGGGGTATTGTTCCACACGGACGCCGTCCAGGCCGTGGGCAAGGTCCCGATCAACCTGGCGGCCTCGAAGATCGACCTGCTGTCCCTCTCCGGCCACAAACTGCATGCGCCCAAGGGGATCGGCGTGCTCTACCTGCGCCGCGGCACCCCCTTCCGTCCCTTCATGGTGGGGGGGCACCAGGAAAAGAGCCGCCGCGCCGGCACGGAAAACGCCGCCGCCATCATCGCCCTGGGCAAGGCCTGCGAGCTTGCCGGGCAGAACATGGCAATCGAGAACACCCAGGTCAAGGCCCTGCGTGACCGTCTGCAAACCGAGTTGATGGCCCGTATCCCCCATGCCCGCATCAACGGTGGGGCGGCCGAGCGCCTGCCCAATACCCTGAACATCGCGTTCGAGTTCGTGGAGGGCGAGGCGATCCTGCTCCTGCTCAACGAACTGGGCATCTGCGCCTCGTCCGGCAGCGCCTGCACCTCCGGCTCCCTGGAGCCGTCCCATGTGCTGCGGGCCATGGGCGTACCCTTCACCTGCGCCCACGGTTCGATCCGCTTCTCCCTCTCCCGCTACACCACTGCCGGAGAGATCGACACGGTCATCCGCGAACTGCCGCCCATCATCGCCCACCTGCGCCAGATGTCGCCCTTTGGCAGGGAGTTCCTCAAGAAACAGTGA
- a CDS encoding metal ABC transporter solute-binding protein, Zn/Mn family encodes MKRILIAASLLTCLLFTGACQKQTTPPPAAGPKKLVVVTTLFPLYDFVRAIGGDKVDVSLLLPPGVEAHSFEPKPEDALRTAKAGLFIFTNSYMEPWAVSFVKGLNTGTITLLDSSAGVTFQKAGVEEEKEEHGHEGDHHHGGGMDPHIWLDFGNAQIMVANIAAGLEAKDPANREYYRANADAYRGELKKLDAEYRVGLSSCGKKSFLHGGHYAFGYLANRYGLKYESASAVNADAEPTPAKLMALVKQVRATGLRYVFSEELLSPRVSEMIAKESGASVLLLHGAHNISKSDFEHGVTFLALMRNNLASLKTGLECR; translated from the coding sequence ATGAAACGCATACTCATCGCAGCTTCACTGCTGACGTGCCTGCTGTTTACCGGCGCCTGTCAGAAACAGACTACTCCGCCGCCCGCCGCCGGCCCCAAAAAACTGGTGGTCGTGACCACCCTGTTTCCGCTCTACGACTTTGTCCGGGCCATCGGTGGGGACAAGGTCGATGTCAGCCTGCTCCTGCCGCCCGGCGTGGAAGCCCACAGCTTCGAGCCGAAACCCGAGGATGCGCTGCGCACGGCAAAGGCGGGTCTGTTCATCTTCACCAACTCGTACATGGAACCGTGGGCGGTGAGCTTCGTCAAAGGGCTCAATACCGGCACCATCACCCTGCTGGATTCCAGTGCGGGGGTTACGTTCCAGAAGGCCGGCGTTGAAGAGGAGAAGGAGGAGCACGGCCACGAAGGGGACCACCATCATGGCGGCGGCATGGACCCCCATATCTGGCTCGACTTCGGCAACGCCCAGATCATGGTGGCCAACATCGCAGCCGGCCTGGAGGCAAAAGATCCGGCCAACAGGGAGTATTACCGGGCCAATGCCGATGCCTACCGGGGGGAACTGAAAAAGCTCGATGCCGAATACAGGGTCGGGTTGTCCTCCTGTGGTAAGAAGTCCTTTCTCCATGGCGGCCACTATGCCTTTGGCTATCTCGCCAACCGTTACGGCCTTAAGTACGAATCCGCGTCCGCCGTCAACGCCGATGCCGAACCGACCCCGGCCAAGCTGATGGCGCTGGTCAAACAGGTCAGGGCCACGGGGCTTAGGTACGTTTTCAGCGAGGAATTGCTCTCGCCGCGCGTGTCCGAGATGATCGCCAAGGAAAGCGGCGCCTCGGTCCTATTGCTGCACGGCGCCCACAACATCAGTAAAAGCGATTTCGAACATGGCGTGACCTTTCTCGCGCTGATGAGGAATAATCTGGCAAGCCTCAAGACCGGTCTGGAATGCAGATAG